In Spinacia oleracea cultivar Varoflay chromosome 5, BTI_SOV_V1, whole genome shotgun sequence, a single window of DNA contains:
- the LOC110791214 gene encoding protein FAR-RED IMPAIRED RESPONSE 1-like → MGDKSPITLFTDQDAAMAREIKKAFPTTRHRLCLWHLMQNANAVTRFGVLKSDATFKAAFNKCLSGCLNEVEFNACWEAMVTKYNLKEHKWFIRMYKLRYKWATALSMDFFSAGILSSQRSESSNNAVGFRPTKKTSLTEFYHIFQETIKRWRRTEDIDEFNTTKSIPTSHYPMTSLLKHAAQVYTHSLFRDFEEEFNLVVASQVQLIHTNGLKMIYRVYLEDRAGSAQSVMYDPPSEIIICPCKNFEESGWLCFHCIRVLHLHSVQKIPEKYISFRWTKFAKVEVWNKHEAQLKAKGLLNSFTPWRLHMLRKYYSLILKSHTIEEARKILEESFKKDSGAIQTIVTAASNNEQNTTNTTTENENFVQVLDPAHANTKGKSKKRIPWSYDNFNKGKRRKHREFGSKTPKHLFLFLSLYSILVIQFCNFVSILVTILSMKVTMTGGMTTCCFLVIDPIFMLCKADFTTIV, encoded by the exons ATGGGTGACAAAAGTCCAATCACACTCTTTACTGACCAAGATGCAGCTATGGCTAGAGAAATAAAGAAG GCATTTCCAACCACAAGGCATAGACTTTGCCTGTGGCATTTGATGCAGAATGCA AATGCAGTAACACGATTTGGAGTCCTGAAGAGTGATGCAACATTCAAAGCCGCTTTCAACAAATGCTTAAGTGGTTGTCTGAATGAAGTTGAGTTTAACGCATGTTGGGAAGCAATGGTCACCAAGTACAATCTAAAGGAACACAAATGGTTCATCAGAATGTATAAATTAAGATACAAGTGGGCAACCGCTCTGAGTATGGACTTCTTCTCTGCTGGGATTTTGTCATCACAAAGGAGTGAGAGTTCGAATAATGCTGTGGGTTTCAGACCTACTAAGAAGACTAGTTTGACCGAGTTCTATCACATATTTCAAGAAACAATAAAGAGATGGAGAAGGACAGAAGATATTGATGAATTCAATACCACCAAATCTATTCCGACTTCACACTATCCAATGACTTCGTTATTGAAACATGCTGCTCAAGTCTACACACATTCACTTTTCAGGGATTTTGAAGAAGAATTTAATCTTGTTGTTGCATCGCAAGTACAACTCATTCACACAAATGGACTGAAAATGATTTATCGAGTTTACCTTGAAGATAGAGCTGGCTCCGCACAATCTGTGATGTATGATCCGCCGAGTGAGATCATTATTTGTCCATGCAAGAATTTTGAGGAGTCAGGTTGGTTGTGCTTTCATTGTATTCGTGTTCTGCATCTGCATTCTGTTCAAAAAATCCCAGAGAAGTACATCTCCTTTAGATGGACAAAGTTCGCAAAGGTTGAGGTGTGGAACAAGCATGAGGCACAGTTAAAAGCTAAAGGATTATTGAACAGTTTCACCCCCTGGCGCTTACACATGCTGAGAAAATACTACAGTCTGATCCTTAAGAGCCATACAATAGAAGAGGCTAGAAAAATACTTGAAGAAAGCTTCAAGAAAGATTCAGGAGCTATTCAAACAATTGTTACAGCTGCAAGCAACAATGAACAGAACACAACAAATACGACAACTGAGAATGAGAATTTTGTGCAAGTTTTGGACCCGGCTCATGCCAACACTAAAGGAAAGTCCAAAAAGAGGATTCCATGGAGTTATGACAACTTTAACAAGGGGAAAAGGAGAAAGCACAGGGAATTTGGCTCCAAAACTCCTAAGCATTTATTCTTATTCTTGAGTTTATATTCTATTTTAGTAATTCAGTTTTGTAATTTTGTTTCTATTCTGGTAACTATACTTTCAATGAAGGTCACTATGACTGGAGGAATGACTACTTGTTGTTTTTTGGTAATTGATCCAATATTCATGTTATGCAAAGCAGACTTCACTACCATTGTGTGA